In a single window of the Aridibaculum aurantiacum genome:
- a CDS encoding heavy-metal-associated domain-containing protein: MKTLQVFIAFIFSVVAFSANAQTNAGKKETVKVYGNCGMCKSRIEKAAVAAGASTATYNYDTKVLAVTIADEKTSMEQIEKAVAAVGHDTKNFTAPEEAYKKLHGCCKYDRKAAGSKE; this comes from the coding sequence ATGAAAACTCTTCAAGTATTTATTGCCTTTATATTTTCTGTAGTTGCTTTTTCAGCGAATGCACAAACAAACGCTGGTAAAAAAGAAACCGTAAAAGTGTATGGCAACTGTGGCATGTGTAAAAGCCGTATAGAAAAAGCTGCTGTTGCTGCTGGCGCTTCTACTGCCACTTATAATTATGATACGAAAGTGTTAGCAGTGACTATTGCTGATGAAAAGACTTCTATGGAGCAAATAGAAAAGGCTGTAGCTGCTGTTGGTCACGATACCAAGAATTTTACTGCACCGGAAGAAGCATACAAGAAACTACATGGCTGCTGCAAATACGATAGAAAAGCGGCAGGCAGTAAAGAATAA
- a CDS encoding type 1 glutamine amidotransferase, whose product MNWNENRQVRIALLDLYEGKENQGMRCIREIVHQWGQANQLEYVLDEFDVRQNLAVPGLNYDIYISSGGPGSPLESIGSDWENKYYEWLQNVEAWNNDVSKENKKYVFFICHSFQMACRYYNAGNVCKRKSTAFGIFPIHMMQGAKGEPVFEGLKDPFYAVDSRDFQVIEPNHAQLKKLGAKILAIEKERPHVPYERAVMAIRFSDYFIGTQFHPEADPTGMSMYLNREDKMQTVIENYGREKWQNMIDNLNDPRKITLTYQNILPNFLNQAVAVLA is encoded by the coding sequence ATGAATTGGAATGAAAACCGACAGGTACGCATAGCTCTCCTTGACCTGTACGAGGGCAAGGAGAACCAGGGTATGCGCTGTATCCGGGAGATTGTTCATCAATGGGGCCAGGCAAACCAACTGGAATATGTGCTGGATGAATTTGATGTAAGGCAGAATTTAGCCGTGCCGGGACTTAATTATGACATTTATATATCCAGCGGTGGCCCGGGTTCACCATTGGAAAGCATAGGAAGCGATTGGGAGAATAAATACTACGAGTGGTTGCAAAATGTAGAAGCATGGAACAATGATGTTTCTAAAGAAAACAAGAAGTATGTCTTCTTTATCTGCCACAGTTTCCAGATGGCTTGCAGGTATTACAATGCAGGCAATGTGTGCAAACGAAAATCAACGGCTTTTGGCATTTTCCCTATTCACATGATGCAGGGTGCTAAAGGTGAACCTGTTTTTGAAGGACTGAAAGATCCTTTTTATGCAGTGGATAGCCGCGACTTCCAGGTGATAGAACCAAACCATGCACAGCTGAAAAAACTGGGAGCTAAAATCCTGGCTATAGAAAAAGAACGTCCACATGTGCCTTACGAACGTGCTGTAATGGCCATTCGTTTCAGCGACTATTTTATCGGCACTCAGTTCCATCCTGAGGCCGACCCAACAGGTATGAGTATGTACCTGAACAGGGAAGACAAAATGCAGACGGTGATAGAAAACTATGGTCGTGAGAAATGGCAGAACATGATCGATAACCTGAACGACCCGCGCAAGATCACCCTTACTTACCAAAATATTTTACCCAACTTCCTTAACCAGGCAGTGGCAGTGCTAGCATAG
- a CDS encoding purine-nucleoside phosphorylase, whose protein sequence is MAVLAQLKETVDYIHSLYTATPTVGIVLGSGLGNFTSGMTVEQEIPYEDIPHFPHSTVEGHSGKLIFGQMNGKTVVAMAGRFHFYEGYTPQQVIYPIRVMKMLGVETVLVSNAAGGTGDNFKVGDLMIIRDHISFFAINPLIGKNEAELGPRFPDMSEPYSKELIAKAKTIAERLEIPVHTGVYLGVTGPTFETRSEYLLIKTLGGDAVGMSTVQEVIVAAHMGMKVFAMSVITDIGIREEENTITHDEVLEAARSAEPKLTAIFTELVGAI, encoded by the coding sequence ATGGCAGTTTTAGCGCAACTAAAAGAAACGGTTGATTATATACATTCTCTTTATACAGCCACGCCTACTGTAGGCATTGTACTGGGAAGTGGCCTAGGTAACTTCACCAGTGGTATGACGGTGGAGCAGGAGATACCTTATGAAGACATTCCACATTTTCCGCATAGTACGGTAGAAGGCCACAGCGGTAAATTGATCTTTGGCCAGATGAATGGCAAGACAGTTGTTGCAATGGCTGGTCGTTTTCACTTTTATGAAGGATATACACCGCAGCAGGTAATTTACCCAATACGTGTAATGAAAATGCTGGGTGTAGAAACTGTTTTGGTATCGAATGCAGCTGGCGGAACTGGTGATAATTTTAAAGTTGGTGACCTTATGATCATTCGCGATCACATCAGCTTTTTTGCCATCAACCCATTAATTGGAAAAAATGAAGCTGAACTGGGGCCACGTTTTCCTGATATGAGCGAGCCTTATAGCAAGGAACTAATTGCTAAAGCAAAAACAATTGCTGAACGGTTGGAAATACCTGTTCATACTGGAGTTTACCTTGGTGTTACCGGTCCCACCTTTGAAACGCGTAGCGAGTACCTGCTCATTAAAACATTAGGTGGCGATGCTGTGGGCATGAGCACTGTGCAGGAAGTAATTGTTGCAGCACATATGGGAATGAAAGTTTTTGCCATGAGCGTGATTACCGACATTGGCATTCGCGAAGAAGAGAACACCATCACCCACGATGAAGTATTGGAAGCAGCACGTAGTGCTGAGCCAAAACTTACGGCAATATTTACTGAACTGGTAGGAGCTATTTAA
- a CDS encoding FkbM family methyltransferase, which yields MSVRNFLKKIAALLPFPLTKNEYYDRLTERVIRRVCKADSTCVDVGANEGKILALFIRHCPASMHYAFEPIPFLYHKLKRRYSSAAHIHPLAISNKSGTSSFNYVITDPAYSGLLKRPYDKPEKDEIIEVATATLDEVIPASEKIDLVKLDIEGGEYHALQGASNLLQAHHPHILFEFGKGGSDAYGITPAMMYAFLKSKNYRLNTLPRFLSNKPPLTHPQFEQHFHKRSTFFFIAFHG from the coding sequence ATGTCGGTAAGAAATTTTCTTAAAAAGATTGCGGCACTTCTCCCATTTCCTCTTACAAAAAATGAGTACTACGACAGGTTGACTGAAAGAGTGATCCGGCGTGTATGCAAAGCTGATTCTACATGTGTTGATGTGGGCGCAAACGAAGGAAAGATACTGGCGCTATTCATTCGCCATTGCCCGGCCAGTATGCATTATGCATTTGAACCTATTCCTTTTTTATACCACAAACTAAAACGGAGGTATAGCAGTGCGGCGCATATTCATCCATTAGCAATCAGCAACAAAAGCGGAACTAGCAGTTTCAATTATGTGATAACCGACCCTGCTTATAGCGGGCTTCTAAAGCGTCCTTACGATAAGCCTGAAAAAGATGAGATCATAGAAGTTGCAACCGCTACTTTGGATGAAGTAATACCTGCATCGGAAAAGATAGACCTGGTAAAACTGGATATAGAAGGAGGAGAATACCATGCACTGCAAGGAGCTTCAAACCTGCTGCAGGCACATCATCCACACATTTTATTCGAATTTGGAAAAGGCGGATCTGATGCCTACGGAATAACTCCGGCCATGATGTATGCCTTTTTAAAAAGCAAAAATTACCGGCTAAACACATTGCCACGATTCCTGTCGAACAAGCCACCACTCACCCATCCACAGTTCGAGCAGCACTTCCACAAACGGTCTACATTTTTTTTCATTGCTTTTCACGGGTAA
- a CDS encoding porin family protein, whose product MKKVFLLAAASLLATAGFSQVRFGGQALGVVSSASVGEEMEGMKKSMKPGFGIGVVAEIGLTDALTLRPSLNYLQKGVKMKGSGNTDVGTYSGEMKVNMNYLELPVVLAYNINTANGKVFFGAGPSLGYGIGGKTKVDMTVSFPSIPGMPAQHHSEDAKTFKKEEDEGAGFKRFDFSANVIAGMQFNSGFFVNAGGLFGLSNIGSEDSKYRNIGAQLTVGFLLNNKK is encoded by the coding sequence ATGAAAAAGGTATTTTTATTAGCAGCAGCGTCTTTACTTGCTACAGCAGGTTTTAGCCAGGTTCGTTTCGGTGGCCAGGCGTTAGGTGTTGTAAGTTCAGCATCAGTGGGTGAGGAAATGGAAGGTATGAAAAAGTCTATGAAACCAGGTTTTGGAATAGGCGTGGTAGCAGAAATCGGACTTACTGATGCACTTACACTTCGCCCGTCTCTTAATTATTTGCAGAAAGGTGTAAAGATGAAAGGCAGCGGAAACACTGATGTTGGTACCTACAGTGGTGAAATGAAGGTAAACATGAACTACCTGGAACTTCCTGTAGTGCTTGCTTACAACATCAACACTGCAAATGGTAAAGTATTCTTCGGTGCTGGTCCTTCTTTGGGTTATGGTATCGGTGGAAAAACTAAAGTTGATATGACAGTTTCATTCCCATCTATACCAGGCATGCCAGCGCAACATCATTCAGAAGATGCAAAGACTTTCAAAAAAGAAGAAGATGAGGGTGCTGGATTTAAGCGCTTTGACTTCAGTGCAAATGTTATTGCTGGTATGCAATTCAACAGTGGCTTCTTTGTAAATGCCGGAGGTTTGTTTGGTCTTTCAAACATTGGCTCAGAAGACAGCAAGTACAGGAACATTGGAGCACAACTTACTGTAGGTTTCCTGCTGAACAATAAGAAGTAA
- a CDS encoding carboxylate-amine ligase, producing the protein MASISYKHFTLGVEEEYMVIDPQTRELKSHEQKIVSEGQKVIKDKVKAEMHQAVVEVGTDICENIDEAYRDVAALRTTISQIAGDLGLWVGAAGTHPFSHWERQLITDHIRYSEIVNELQEAARSNLIFGLHVHVGMETREMAIHIANSARYFLPHVYALSTNSPFWEGRLTGYKSFRTKVFDKFPRTGIPDFFESIESYDNYIKLLVKTNCIDNAKKIWWDLRVHPFFNTVEFRICDVPMNIDETIAIAALFQAICAKLYKLRSQNLNFIMYHRTLINENKWRAGRYGIDGTMIDFGKEAEVNTRVLIYELLDFVDDVVDHLGSRNAINYVHRMLDRGTGADRQLKVFNETKDMSAVVDYIHDQFLKVDQ; encoded by the coding sequence ATGGCAAGCATCAGCTACAAACACTTTACACTTGGAGTAGAAGAAGAATACATGGTAATAGATCCTCAGACCAGGGAGTTGAAAAGCCATGAACAAAAGATAGTTTCAGAAGGACAAAAGGTGATCAAGGATAAGGTAAAAGCTGAGATGCACCAGGCAGTGGTAGAAGTAGGAACTGATATATGCGAAAATATTGATGAAGCCTATAGAGATGTTGCTGCTTTAAGAACAACCATTTCACAGATTGCCGGCGACCTTGGATTGTGGGTAGGCGCTGCAGGCACGCATCCATTTAGTCATTGGGAGCGGCAGTTGATTACAGATCACATCCGCTATAGCGAAATAGTAAATGAACTGCAGGAAGCAGCCAGGAGTAACCTGATCTTTGGCCTGCACGTGCACGTTGGAATGGAGACACGCGAAATGGCCATACATATAGCCAATTCTGCACGTTATTTTTTACCACACGTCTATGCCCTTAGCACCAACTCCCCTTTCTGGGAAGGAAGGCTTACAGGATACAAATCATTCCGCACCAAAGTTTTCGACAAGTTCCCACGTACCGGCATACCAGATTTTTTTGAAAGCATAGAGTCATACGATAACTACATCAAGCTGCTGGTAAAAACCAACTGTATAGATAACGCCAAGAAGATTTGGTGGGACCTGCGGGTTCATCCATTTTTCAATACGGTAGAGTTCCGCATTTGCGATGTGCCCATGAATATAGATGAGACCATTGCAATTGCAGCTCTTTTCCAGGCTATATGTGCTAAGCTTTACAAGCTAAGAAGCCAGAACCTGAATTTCATTATGTATCACCGTACGCTTATAAATGAAAACAAATGGCGTGCAGGCAGGTATGGTATCGACGGAACTATGATTGATTTTGGAAAGGAAGCAGAAGTGAATACCCGTGTACTTATTTACGAGCTACTTGATTTTGTAGATGATGTGGTAGACCACTTAGGCAGCCGCAATGCCATCAATTATGTGCATCGTATGCTCGACCGCGGAACCGGAGCCGACCGCCAGTTAAAAGTATTTAATGAAACAAAAGATATGAGTGCGGTAGTAGATTATATCCACGACCAGTTTCTAAAAGTGGACCAGTAA
- a CDS encoding ATP-grasp domain-containing protein, which produces MKKIGILFGKERSFPEAFIEKINSQKLDGIIAEPVRIDKVVQGEPSGYAVIIDRISQDVPFYRAYLKNAALTGTAVINNPFWWSADEKFFNNCLATKINVPVPKTVILPSRELPSDTSDESFSNLAYPLDWEGIFSYTGFPTYMKPFAGGGWKNVYRLDSIDDFFNAHAETGQLVMLLQEEIKFEEYYRCYCIGGKYVRIMPYEPRNPFHLRYVADFAPTAEKLAEMEDIVLRLNKYLGYDFNTVELAVRDGIPYAIDFCNPAPDAEVTSVGQENFEWVVETAAKFAIEKAQSFEPGKDNLTWGEYVVRSSGKQALY; this is translated from the coding sequence ATGAAAAAGATCGGCATTTTGTTCGGTAAGGAAAGAAGCTTCCCGGAAGCCTTCATTGAAAAGATCAACAGCCAAAAGCTAGACGGAATTATAGCGGAACCGGTTCGTATTGATAAAGTAGTACAGGGTGAACCATCAGGTTATGCTGTTATTATTGATAGGATTAGCCAGGATGTTCCTTTCTATCGCGCTTATCTGAAGAATGCTGCGCTTACCGGCACTGCTGTTATCAACAATCCCTTTTGGTGGAGCGCCGACGAGAAGTTCTTCAATAATTGCCTTGCAACCAAGATCAATGTTCCGGTGCCTAAAACGGTTATTCTTCCATCAAGGGAACTACCGAGCGATACATCAGATGAGTCTTTCAGCAACCTTGCATACCCGCTCGATTGGGAAGGAATTTTTTCTTATACCGGCTTCCCAACTTATATGAAGCCTTTTGCCGGTGGCGGTTGGAAGAATGTTTACCGCCTGGATAGCATTGATGATTTCTTCAACGCGCATGCAGAAACAGGCCAACTGGTGATGCTACTGCAGGAAGAGATAAAATTCGAAGAATACTATCGCTGCTATTGTATAGGTGGTAAATATGTACGCATAATGCCATACGAACCACGCAATCCATTTCACCTGCGTTATGTAGCTGACTTTGCTCCTACAGCAGAAAAGCTGGCGGAGATGGAAGACATTGTCCTTCGATTAAATAAATACCTGGGTTATGATTTCAATACAGTGGAACTAGCCGTAAGAGATGGAATTCCTTATGCTATTGATTTTTGTAACCCCGCTCCTGATGCTGAAGTAACCAGCGTAGGCCAGGAGAACTTTGAATGGGTGGTAGAAACCGCCGCTAAATTTGCCATAGAAAAAGCCCAGAGTTTTGAACCAGGAAAAGATAACCTGACATGGGGAGAATATGTTGTACGCAGCAGCGGCAAACAAGCTTTGTATTAA
- a CDS encoding TlpA family protein disulfide reductase, which yields MRKLILLLLTATIHFTVIAQPPVGAKAPEFTLADANGKNISLASLKGKVVMVDFWASWCRPCRQSNKELLPVYEKFRSRGFEVLGVSVDERKGAWINAVKQDKIKWLQVLDPEASRGSRLMQVYNVQFIPSTFLLDKHGVVVAVNPGREELEGWLKKLL from the coding sequence ATGAGAAAGCTGATCCTGCTTCTACTTACTGCAACAATTCATTTTACAGTTATTGCACAACCTCCTGTAGGAGCCAAGGCACCAGAGTTTACACTAGCTGATGCTAATGGGAAAAACATAAGCCTTGCCTCGCTAAAAGGCAAGGTGGTGATGGTTGACTTTTGGGCTTCATGGTGTCGTCCGTGCAGGCAAAGCAATAAAGAGCTGTTACCTGTTTATGAAAAATTTCGTTCACGAGGCTTCGAGGTTTTGGGCGTATCAGTGGATGAGCGCAAGGGTGCATGGATCAACGCTGTAAAACAAGATAAAATAAAATGGCTGCAGGTGCTTGATCCAGAAGCGAGCAGGGGTAGTAGGCTAATGCAGGTTTACAATGTGCAGTTTATTCCTTCTACTTTTTTGCTTGATAAGCATGGTGTAGTAGTGGCGGTAAATCCTGGCAGAGAAGAACTGGAAGGTTGGCTGAAGAAACTACTGTAG
- a CDS encoding lysozyme inhibitor LprI family protein: MLIIQKRIPNSRFYIQIIRRKAYVLFYLQVLFYFPAQAQNKNDLQHLENLYQSCLDKGEDMNGCARTYYLQMDSMLNVTYKKLRSTLNAEEQKQLKTEQLQWLQKRDKYFAENKKKINYSTGSNSPIPSDELMLMYDQHALFVQQRIYYMVNKLQKKENAQ, translated from the coding sequence ATGCTAATAATACAGAAGCGAATACCTAACAGTAGATTTTACATTCAAATTATTAGGAGGAAAGCATATGTTTTATTTTATCTGCAGGTACTATTTTATTTCCCAGCACAGGCACAAAATAAAAATGACCTACAGCATCTTGAAAACCTTTACCAGTCTTGTCTTGATAAAGGAGAAGACATGAATGGATGTGCACGCACTTATTACTTGCAGATGGATAGCATGCTAAACGTTACCTATAAAAAACTACGCTCTACTTTAAATGCTGAAGAGCAAAAACAGCTGAAAACAGAACAACTGCAATGGCTGCAAAAAAGAGATAAATATTTTGCAGAAAATAAAAAGAAAATAAACTATTCTACAGGTAGTAATTCTCCTATTCCCTCTGATGAACTAATGCTGATGTATGATCAGCATGCATTATTTGTACAACAAAGGATTTATTATATGGTAAATAAATTGCAGAAAAAAGAAAATGCACAGTAA
- a CDS encoding putative porin: MLHLYLYFVQHLLFLYMKKGSIHYSILIILLLFIATGAEAQRGREVINEQTTTPVRRFDATGRPIPTATNARTDTLQRRDSNVDSITIYFRIFDSTRIHFLDSTVNNFYNRVPVPPHYVHLGNHGTAARSLLFNPNTRPGWDAGFHAYDIYRLKVEDTRFYQTTRPFTEMGYLLGSKTEQMINILHTQNIKPTFNMAFQYRFINSPGFFKSQNTSHNSFRINGHYQSNNKRYTAYGIFISNRFKASENGGVKYDSLLGDSRYDDRFLLPTRLGGDVQFRRDFLSTNISLGNIYKEDVFLYRHQYDLGQRDSLVVNDSTTIKLFYPRLRLEHTLRYGSFDYLFKDVPNQPNPTRDVDYQNIFGLTVGMNDSLKFNDRWREIRNDFSLVSFPEKNNLNQFLKAGITLQNLRATFDSTGDRFHNLFVHGEYRNRTRNQKWDLEAKGNFYINGLNAGDYLAEVRLKRVLNARLGFIQLGFMNVNRTPSFVFNEASSFPVTTTQNFDKENITRISAQLNNDRYGFNLSGNLYLVSNYSYFNGFLSAQQYSPLFNVLHLTAEKRFRWGKGLNLVSAIHLQQTAGNPPVNLPLIFTNHRFFYQGIYAKNMLLATGVELRYHTPFRGDGYSPFVGQFFYQDTMMLRNRPEVNVFFNFRIKTFNAFTRLENLQSLIPGGGGNYSKESQFVPHYYYPSLWVRIGIFWRFIN, from the coding sequence ATGCTGCACCTTTACCTTTACTTTGTGCAGCATTTGTTGTTTCTATACATGAAGAAAGGAAGTATTCACTATAGCATCTTAATTATTCTCTTATTATTTATTGCTACCGGTGCTGAGGCGCAGCGAGGAAGAGAAGTAATAAACGAACAAACGACCACACCCGTGCGCCGATTTGATGCTACCGGAAGACCTATTCCTACCGCTACCAATGCACGTACAGATACTTTGCAAAGGCGCGACAGCAATGTAGATTCAATCACCATCTACTTCCGCATCTTTGATTCTACTCGCATCCATTTTCTTGACTCCACAGTAAATAATTTTTATAACCGGGTGCCAGTGCCACCGCATTATGTCCATCTTGGAAATCATGGTACTGCTGCCCGTTCTTTACTTTTCAATCCCAACACACGCCCCGGTTGGGATGCTGGTTTTCATGCTTATGATATTTACAGGCTGAAAGTAGAGGATACACGTTTTTACCAAACCACCAGGCCTTTTACCGAAATGGGCTACCTGCTTGGAAGTAAGACCGAGCAGATGATCAATATCCTTCATACGCAAAACATCAAGCCTACGTTCAACATGGCTTTCCAGTACCGGTTCATTAATTCACCGGGTTTTTTCAAAAGCCAGAACACCAGCCACAATAGTTTTAGAATAAACGGGCACTACCAGAGTAACAACAAGCGATATACTGCTTATGGAATATTCATCAGCAACCGTTTTAAAGCTTCGGAAAATGGTGGCGTGAAATACGACAGCCTGTTAGGTGATAGCCGCTACGACGACAGGTTCCTGCTACCAACCCGTTTAGGTGGTGATGTGCAGTTCAGGCGCGATTTCTTAAGCACCAATATCAGCCTGGGAAATATTTATAAAGAAGATGTTTTCCTGTACCGCCACCAGTACGATCTTGGGCAGAGAGACTCGCTGGTTGTAAATGATAGCACCACCATCAAGTTATTTTACCCGAGGCTAAGGTTAGAACATACCCTTCGCTATGGCAGCTTCGATTATCTTTTTAAAGATGTTCCCAACCAGCCAAATCCAACACGTGATGTAGACTACCAGAACATATTCGGTTTAACGGTAGGGATGAATGATTCTTTGAAGTTCAACGACAGGTGGCGCGAAATAAGAAATGATTTCAGCTTGGTTTCTTTTCCTGAGAAGAATAACCTAAACCAGTTTTTGAAAGCTGGTATTACCCTGCAGAACCTGCGTGCTACTTTTGATAGTACGGGTGACAGGTTTCACAACTTATTTGTTCATGGAGAATACCGCAACCGCACTCGCAACCAGAAATGGGACCTGGAAGCAAAGGGTAATTTCTACATCAATGGGTTGAATGCAGGCGACTACCTGGCTGAAGTGCGGCTTAAGCGTGTACTAAATGCACGGCTAGGTTTTATTCAACTCGGTTTCATGAATGTGAACCGGACACCTTCATTTGTTTTTAACGAGGCGAGCAGTTTCCCGGTTACCACTACACAGAATTTTGATAAGGAAAACATCACCCGCATCAGCGCGCAACTGAACAACGACCGCTATGGCTTTAACCTTTCAGGAAATCTTTACCTGGTAAGTAACTATAGCTACTTTAATGGATTTTTATCTGCGCAGCAATACTCGCCCCTGTTCAATGTACTTCACCTGACTGCTGAGAAAAGATTTCGCTGGGGTAAAGGTTTGAACCTGGTTTCTGCCATTCATTTGCAACAGACCGCAGGCAACCCGCCAGTCAACCTGCCGTTGATCTTTACCAACCATCGTTTCTTCTACCAGGGAATTTATGCCAAAAATATGCTGCTGGCAACAGGTGTTGAGCTGCGGTATCATACACCTTTCAGAGGCGATGGATATTCTCCTTTTGTCGGGCAGTTCTTTTACCAGGACACCATGATGCTTCGCAACAGGCCAGAGGTAAATGTGTTCTTCAATTTCCGGATCAAGACCTTTAATGCATTTACACGCCTGGAGAACCTGCAGTCACTCATTCCTGGTGGCGGAGGCAACTACAGTAAAGAAAGCCAGTTTGTGCCGCACTATTACTACCCGTCGCTGTGGGTAAGGATCGGGATCTTCTGGAGGTTTATTAACTAG
- a CDS encoding alpha/beta hydrolase, whose product MAEEKTAPSPKSLSSVLVETLTIYSEFLERDVEVDAYLPTDIVIPEDVSLLIINDGQDLVKMPFDEMIDELMSTGKIQKIMCLGIHCGPERKMEYGTVCTADYEGRGAKAGLYSKFVFDELLPFIRKKYHIASFKEKAFAGFSLGGLSALDLVWNNASEFSKVGVFSGSLWWRRKGYDDGYNDEKDRIMHLQVQKGRFHPWLQFFFQTGLLDETADRNNNGIIDSVDDALDMILSLKSKGYTDDHINYLELPDGRHDVETWAKALPKFLKWGWGK is encoded by the coding sequence ATGGCTGAAGAAAAAACCGCACCCTCTCCAAAATCCTTATCATCAGTTCTTGTAGAGACGCTCACGATTTACTCTGAGTTTTTAGAAAGAGATGTAGAAGTAGATGCTTATTTACCTACCGATATTGTCATTCCTGAAGATGTAAGCTTGCTGATCATTAACGATGGGCAAGACCTTGTAAAGATGCCCTTTGATGAGATGATTGATGAACTGATGTCTACAGGTAAGATACAGAAGATCATGTGCCTGGGCATTCATTGTGGGCCAGAAAGAAAAATGGAATATGGTACCGTGTGTACTGCCGACTACGAAGGACGTGGAGCTAAGGCTGGTTTATACTCTAAGTTCGTTTTCGATGAATTGTTGCCATTTATCCGCAAGAAGTACCATATAGCTTCCTTCAAAGAAAAAGCTTTTGCGGGTTTTTCTTTAGGAGGATTAAGTGCACTTGACCTGGTATGGAACAATGCCAGCGAGTTTAGCAAAGTAGGTGTTTTCAGTGGCTCGCTTTGGTGGCGGAGAAAAGGCTACGATGACGGCTATAACGATGAAAAGGATCGCATTATGCACCTGCAGGTACAGAAAGGCAGGTTTCATCCGTGGTTACAATTCTTTTTTCAAACCGGATTATTAGATGAAACTGCAGATAGAAATAATAATGGCATAATAGATTCGGTAGATGATGCGTTAGATATGATATTGTCGCTAAAGTCGAAAGGGTATACCGATGATCATATCAATTATCTTGAACTGCCGGATGGCCGTCATGATGTAGAAACATGGGCTAAGGCTCTGCCAAAGTTTCTGAAGTGGGGTTGGGGTAAGTAA
- a CDS encoding RNA polymerase sigma factor, translating to MTEHDLIRGCIREDITCQRKLFEQYAGKMMTVCLRYAIDTMEAEDILQDSMVRVFRYIHQFKFEGSFEGWIRRIVVNTALKYVQKRKLAFSEINDHSEHSPRIDAYAYSSLGEEEIMKLIQQLPEGYRLVFNLSIIEGFSHEEIAKMLDIQPGTSRSQLVKARKMLQNQIVNLQKIAI from the coding sequence TTGACTGAACACGATCTCATTAGAGGCTGTATTAGGGAGGACATTACCTGCCAGCGTAAGCTATTTGAGCAATACGCTGGCAAGATGATGACCGTATGCCTGCGTTATGCCATTGATACCATGGAAGCAGAAGATATACTGCAGGATTCCATGGTGCGTGTGTTCCGGTATATTCACCAATTCAAATTCGAGGGTTCTTTTGAGGGATGGATCAGGCGTATAGTAGTAAATACTGCCCTGAAGTATGTTCAAAAGCGAAAATTAGCTTTCTCTGAGATCAATGATCATTCTGAACATTCTCCGCGCATTGATGCTTATGCATATTCTAGCCTGGGAGAAGAGGAGATAATGAAACTGATACAACAACTTCCTGAAGGCTACCGGCTGGTCTTCAACCTGAGTATCATAGAAGGATTTAGCCACGAAGAAATTGCTAAGATGCTGGATATACAGCCAGGCACCAGCCGCAGTCAATTAGTAAAAGCACGGAAAATGTTGCAAAACCAAATCGTTAACCTGCAAAAAATCGCCATCTAA